The DNA region CGATTACCGAAGAAGAGTTGTGCTGCTCGGTCAGACATCCGTTGGCGAACTGCCGGTCACCGCAGCAAGCTGCCACTATTCTTGGTGGACAGAAACAGGCGGCTTCGCGTATGAATGGCAGCAAACAGAAGCCATTTTAAAGCACTGTCCTTCACCATTGATAATCATGGGCGACTTCAACAATCCTGCTTCTGCCGCAGAAACTGGTTATGAACTTGTATGCAATAGTAGTTTACACTTACAGGATAGCTTTTTATCCGCCAAAAAAAGAACAGGTGAATTTACCGTAGAAAAAGCAATCGACGGCTGGGGCGAAAACCAAGAAAAACTTAGAATCGACTACATTTTCACTTCACCAGAATTGTCGATCGACCATTATCAAATTTTATTCGATGGTAAACAAACGCCGATCATCAGCGATCACTTTGGCGTAGCTGTTACAGTCGATCAAAAGAATTAAAAACATCTGTATCCAGTATTTTGAAGTTAGCATAAAACAAAAATATCGTTTTATGCTGATCTCTTTTTTTGTATAAAAATGCGTTCATACGTTACACTTGTGAAAAGAAGAAAGCAGTGATTTTAATGAATATCGTTATTTTCGGCGGCAGCGGCTTCATCGGAACCGCATTATGCAAAAAACTCATCCAACACAAGCATACTGTAACGAGCATTTCCCGTCATGGACGCCCCGACACCCTTACAGAGGAATGGACGAATTATGTACATTGGATACATTCCGAT from Enterococcus sp. 9D6_DIV0238 includes:
- a CDS encoding endonuclease/exonuclease/phosphatase family protein — translated: MKVLTLNTHSWMEERPLEKLQQLVKQILEDDYDLIALQEVNQRIDSQQVIDPPNFHPTNDQFAVHEDNFAYLLVQQLAEQHATYHWSWAYNHIGYDLYHEGVALLSKQPIKPEAALVSKEQNPADYRRRVVLLGQTSVGELPVTAASCHYSWWTETGGFAYEWQQTEAILKHCPSPLIIMGDFNNPASAAETGYELVCNSSLHLQDSFLSAKKRTGEFTVEKAIDGWGENQEKLRIDYIFTSPELSIDHYQILFDGKQTPIISDHFGVAVTVDQKN